A DNA window from Streptococcus parapneumoniae contains the following coding sequences:
- a CDS encoding Fic family protein yields MDLITRLLAEREGKVHGGIYDITQKRFAYNSNRIEGSRLTEEQTSLIYETKTIANIDAKGIKIDDLVEMNNHFKCFDYILDTVNEPLTEDYIKTLHRILKSGTSSEHNPIAPVGRYKVLQNEVGKIATASVEQTEDEMLSLLIGYDLKKQKDLNYLTSFHAQFERIHPFADGNGRIGRLLLYKQCLKEGLTPFIVDDTNKATYYSALEAFQVHDNRQLLFDYFQSEQLFYTNYLKNKGFEGAINDEKEGDFIKKSDKF; encoded by the coding sequence ATGGATTTAATTACAAGGCTCTTAGCAGAGAGAGAAGGGAAAGTACACGGTGGTATTTATGATATCACACAGAAACGCTTTGCTTATAACTCTAACCGAATTGAAGGAAGTCGTCTGACAGAAGAGCAGACTAGCTTAATTTATGAGACAAAGACAATCGCAAATATTGATGCAAAAGGAATCAAAATTGATGATTTGGTGGAAATGAATAATCATTTTAAATGTTTTGATTATATCTTAGATACCGTTAACGAGCCACTGACAGAGGACTATATTAAAACACTGCATCGTATTCTAAAAAGTGGAACAAGTTCTGAGCATAACCCGATAGCTCCAGTTGGTCGTTATAAAGTATTGCAAAATGAGGTAGGAAAAATTGCGACAGCTTCTGTTGAACAGACTGAAGATGAGATGCTTTCTTTACTGATTGGCTATGATTTGAAAAAACAAAAAGATTTGAATTACTTAACAAGCTTTCATGCACAATTTGAAAGGATTCATCCTTTTGCAGATGGCAATGGTCGAATAGGTCGATTGCTCTTGTATAAACAATGCTTAAAAGAAGGGCTTACCCCCTTTATTGTGGACGATACGAATAAGGCAACTTATTATTCAGCACTTGAAGCCTTTCAGGTTCATGATAACAGACAGCTATTATTTGATTATTTCCAATCGGAGCAACTTTTTTATACGAATTATCTTAAAAATAAAGGATTTGAAGGAGCTATCAATGATGAGAAAGAGGGGGACTTCATAAAAAAGTCAGATAAATTCTAA
- a CDS encoding ParA family protein — translation MKIITFAAIKGGVGKTTLTFNYGEWLARKGHKVLFIDLDHQCNLTQCYNIYESQNTIANAFKGGDVDIKQVKENISLIPGSVQLDSVERDLENSDKKNMLLYLWLEDNYEKKKLGQFDCILIDCRPDFATATKNAVAVSHAIISPLTPSEFGYNAKFNLSTRLEAFRKDVIDYRTRESYITAELYFLANMIRPNYGSSRELLEALGLEAKEKGTDNLLGIVPAKELFNHSTIDKISIADMEENPELYQKHKKFFTELEQTFSKIYDTI, via the coding sequence ATGAAGATTATCACATTTGCCGCTATCAAAGGCGGTGTTGGAAAAACAACTTTGACATTTAATTATGGAGAATGGTTGGCTCGCAAAGGTCATAAGGTTCTCTTTATAGATTTAGACCATCAGTGTAATTTGACTCAGTGCTACAATATTTACGAAAGTCAGAATACGATTGCGAATGCTTTCAAAGGAGGCGACGTGGATATTAAGCAAGTCAAGGAAAATATCAGTCTAATTCCAGGTTCAGTTCAGCTGGACTCGGTGGAACGAGATCTGGAGAATAGCGATAAGAAAAATATGTTACTTTATCTTTGGCTAGAGGATAACTACGAAAAGAAGAAGTTGGGTCAGTTTGACTGTATCTTGATTGATTGTAGACCAGACTTTGCGACAGCTACAAAAAATGCTGTAGCGGTCAGTCACGCTATTATTAGTCCCTTGACTCCTTCGGAGTTTGGTTATAATGCTAAATTCAATTTATCAACTCGGTTAGAAGCATTCAGAAAGGATGTGATCGACTATCGTACCAGAGAATCATACATTACTGCTGAATTATATTTCTTAGCAAATATGATCCGACCAAACTATGGATCATCAAGAGAATTACTGGAAGCATTGGGACTTGAAGCAAAAGAAAAGGGAACAGATAACCTTCTAGGGATTGTACCAGCAAAAGAGTTGTTCAATCATTCCACGATTGATAAAATCTCTATTGCAGATATGGAGGAAAATCCAGAGCTTTATCAAAAACACAAAAAGTTTTTCACTGAGCTGGAACAGACTTTTTCAAAAATTTATGATACAATATAA
- a CDS encoding helical hairpin domain-containing protein: MVVTKVLQIKGVASLGRSTKYIEDEAKTVELTDTKSLNNALRYIENPSKTSFLEQDEQFEFPAVVKDGRVVKQLVSTYGITDASTATEEFLLTKKNAAQRAGTKELSDIQNPNRVLAHHIIQSFSPEDDLTPQEIHEIGRKTILELTGGQHEFVIATHMDKGHIHNHIIFNSTNSVTLNKFRWQKNTARSLFNISNKYADLAGAKILKERLWTNRKTYHAYRKKNSFRYEIKSRLDFLLKHSSSLEDFKSKARALNLIVDTSGKEIKYRLTDQDQTRNVRDRTLSKKGNYSLEKISERVVANEVTLSVDEIKSEYEKMVAEREDDFEMRITVEEWQVMEETKNGIYLEMEFGIRNKGTILIPAHQIEKAEGGSYEIFIRKNDFYYFVNPEHADKNRYMKGETVASQLSYDNGEMIIRKNPKISTMDQLVREYNYLSAHGVTEGQQFDELLNRFEEELEEVDNLLDKLDQRLGDLNKIQSAFLALESNNPQEVKLAISILKDLRVDPSTRKTEIDKLIKEATFERQALYQRVEAITKDYKLHQDIEKNVEQRKEIETSL, from the coding sequence ATGGTTGTAACAAAGGTTCTTCAGATTAAGGGTGTAGCTTCTTTAGGACGGTCTACAAAATATATTGAGGATGAAGCAAAGACGGTCGAGCTGACTGATACAAAAAGTTTAAATAATGCTTTACGCTATATTGAGAATCCATCTAAAACGAGTTTTTTAGAACAAGATGAACAGTTTGAATTTCCAGCAGTGGTTAAAGATGGCCGAGTAGTCAAGCAACTGGTATCTACTTATGGAATTACAGACGCTAGCACAGCGACAGAAGAATTTCTTTTGACCAAAAAGAATGCGGCTCAACGAGCAGGGACAAAAGAACTATCTGATATTCAAAATCCGAATCGGGTTTTGGCTCATCACATCATTCAATCATTTTCTCCTGAAGATGATTTGACTCCACAAGAAATTCATGAGATTGGTCGAAAAACGATTTTAGAATTAACTGGTGGGCAACATGAATTTGTCATAGCGACTCACATGGATAAGGGACACATTCATAATCACATTATTTTCAATTCAACTAACTCTGTTACCTTAAACAAATTTCGTTGGCAGAAAAATACTGCTAGAAGTCTATTTAATATTTCCAATAAGTACGCTGACCTAGCTGGAGCTAAAATTCTCAAAGAGAGATTATGGACTAATCGAAAAACGTATCATGCTTACCGAAAGAAAAATTCATTTCGTTATGAGATTAAATCTCGTTTAGATTTCCTTTTAAAACATTCAAGCTCCTTAGAAGATTTCAAGTCTAAGGCACGAGCTTTAAATCTGATAGTTGATACTTCAGGAAAGGAAATAAAGTATCGTCTGACTGACCAAGATCAAACCAGAAATGTTAGGGATCGCACTTTATCAAAAAAAGGAAATTATTCTTTAGAGAAAATTTCTGAGAGAGTGGTTGCTAACGAGGTAACCTTATCTGTTGATGAAATAAAATCCGAATATGAAAAAATGGTAGCAGAACGAGAAGATGATTTTGAAATGAGAATCACAGTTGAAGAATGGCAGGTGATGGAAGAAACAAAAAATGGAATCTATCTTGAAATGGAATTTGGGATTAGAAATAAGGGAACTATTCTGATTCCTGCTCATCAGATTGAAAAAGCAGAAGGTGGCTCTTATGAAATTTTTATTAGGAAAAACGATTTCTATTATTTTGTTAATCCTGAACACGCTGATAAGAATCGTTATATGAAGGGAGAAACAGTCGCTTCCCAGTTGTCGTATGATAATGGAGAAATGATTATCCGAAAAAATCCTAAAATCTCAACTATGGATCAGCTTGTTCGTGAATATAACTATCTATCCGCTCATGGAGTGACAGAAGGACAGCAATTTGATGAATTGTTAAATCGTTTTGAAGAGGAACTAGAAGAAGTAGATAACTTGCTTGATAAATTAGATCAACGCTTGGGTGATCTTAATAAAATTCAGTCTGCATTTCTTGCACTGGAATCCAATAATCCTCAAGAAGTGAAACTAGCTATTTCCATTTTGAAAGATTTGAGAGTAGATCCTAGTACTCGAAAAACTGAGATTGATAAACTTATTAAAGAAGCGACCTTTGAGCGTCAGGCTTTGTATCAGAGAGTAGAAGCAATTACAAAAGATTATAAGTTACATCAAGATATTGAGAAAAATGTGGAACAGCGAAAGGAAATAGAAACTTCATTGTAA
- a CDS encoding plasmid mobilization protein: MIQKKIRLTEEEARFISTKIAESGMTNFNAFARIMLIMGEVKILNFEELRELRKEINRIGVNINQVAKKVNEDEQASLNELSQILELQKHLKDTVSQFIQKQENQTKDQERWL; this comes from the coding sequence ATGATTCAGAAAAAAATTCGTTTAACGGAAGAAGAGGCACGGTTCATTTCAACAAAGATTGCAGAATCTGGAATGACAAATTTTAATGCCTTTGCCCGAATTATGTTGATTATGGGTGAGGTCAAAATCTTAAATTTTGAAGAATTGAGAGAACTACGTAAGGAAATAAATCGGATAGGGGTCAATATAAATCAGGTCGCAAAAAAGGTAAACGAAGATGAGCAGGCTAGTCTAAATGAATTGAGTCAGATTCTTGAATTGCAGAAACATTTGAAAGATACAGTCAGCCAATTTATCCAAAAACAGGAAAATCAAACAAAGGATCAAGAGCGATGGTTGTAA
- a CDS encoding PBECR4 domain-containing protein, producing the protein MTLSKEEAKRLSIISVAEQLGMELKRTGSYSYTWTEHDSFVIDTRKNEFHWNSRTEFGDVIQLVQTIRGVSYKEAMHFLETGEFKEVDVEAQTASKEPFSYYLERYERQDFSASRSYLKAQRGLSDDTINFFISQGSIAEAIRKKGDYFEPVIVFKYKDNTGFLAGASLQGIVENREHYPERGRLKQIMRNSDGQLGFSIDIGTPKRLVFAEAPIDLMSYYELHKDRLQDVRLVAMDGVKEGIISRRFMELYAEINDKSYQINQNTGKALELVARTTNYFKDGQHQDMITLAVDNDMAGHKFITSLQEKGIPVQIEIPPILHRDQEKEDWNDFLKGGNNTPKELAHVYTVDEKSWHYQGFFEKELALAKAQELTADDVKVFVSDRQLTREEVRQKYQTIINQERGRKNSMSESYENGTKYEAQEQIQSTEKTPESTQEQMNDRASGGEGYSQPDAVGSAEPEAESSATFEQTVTSHPTSPYRYLQFSTNFEEVQRRYSKYHPITQADLKKMNQYAGSIQRSSQWYLEELANSKVYYFYSNNGEVNLLDVSFKQENFLHLTGIRPVVPGRNAGDFVVDFAEGRGDYNQILVSNSLKEKLQVIPMLEDILDPKSFVLDNLDEVRIAQRLNFSEAIKSKDEDFLLLFKDIGDERVPASLMKIKRDLRVDVEKTKEKVILGVFRERDGHIEQLSINEDYIKDGGKELQSIMANGLFEAIQPNEIDKNNYNVRLQWAEKHDGGPILPFSETELVDYQSFAKELYKQNNIYYDKYHASVSDRMNQVEGASYIPFTKVQFALYSPDGELIQDGIRYDIGDEINPIANKERLGTREMREHSELMKIDGAIFTQYHLERLASELDISQFSYALEDIPYADQLLSQLPFGDLENSPIGFTDSSHDARLGFISFDGMDSVEVENLSAWFEKLGVKDSPLEQVALVEKWQKEIKSLSEKVEQTIATVREEFEKSQVKNLQNTPDNPYEKIYQYNQKDERDRDLDGDGISNSDEMLQGTDPYNSASNLHKRQEDRERRTDAEVAAGAVITEAIAAKSSEQTISQLVANKDTKALAEHLKEGMKNYLDSEQFKSFLDTMSKFHNYSLNNIHLLKMQNPNVSQVASFNKWKTDFDRTVKKGSKALKIWVPYQVKTSIPVHQKELDFTPAENEMGEKEVTVTRFKLGNVFDVSQTEGKELPKAINELTGDVKDYEDLYRAAKAVSMDNQVPISFEEIKRESTNGYYSPDENRIVISKGLKGQEQILKTIFHEMAHADLHRESNAQYGDDRYRKQELQAESVAYVVANHFGFDTSSYSFGYLAIWAKDKNGFEDMVEQLQVVQREAKSLIDRMDAKLELVKNKTVTKDKFADKLKQAKEKSEQLGNQKAEAVKQVEEKKSLSSPQ; encoded by the coding sequence ATGACATTAAGCAAAGAGGAAGCCAAAAGATTATCTATTATTTCTGTTGCAGAGCAGCTAGGTATGGAGTTAAAGCGTACGGGTAGCTATAGTTATACCTGGACAGAGCACGATTCATTTGTAATCGATACAAGGAAAAATGAATTTCACTGGAATTCAAGAACTGAATTTGGAGATGTTATTCAGTTAGTTCAAACCATACGAGGTGTTTCTTACAAGGAGGCGATGCATTTTTTAGAAACTGGAGAATTTAAGGAAGTCGATGTAGAAGCTCAGACAGCTTCAAAAGAGCCTTTTAGCTATTACTTGGAAAGATATGAGCGTCAGGATTTCAGCGCTTCTAGAAGCTATTTGAAGGCACAGAGAGGCCTTTCAGATGATACGATTAACTTCTTTATTAGCCAAGGGAGTATAGCGGAAGCAATCCGAAAAAAAGGAGACTATTTTGAGCCTGTGATTGTCTTTAAGTATAAGGACAACACAGGCTTTTTAGCTGGAGCGAGTCTTCAGGGAATAGTAGAGAATCGGGAGCACTATCCTGAACGTGGACGCCTAAAACAAATTATGAGAAATTCAGACGGACAACTAGGCTTTTCAATTGATATCGGAACACCAAAACGTTTGGTCTTTGCGGAAGCTCCAATCGATTTAATGAGCTACTATGAGCTTCATAAGGATAGGCTTCAGGATGTTCGCTTAGTAGCTATGGATGGAGTAAAAGAAGGAATCATTAGTAGACGGTTTATGGAATTGTACGCAGAGATAAATGATAAATCCTATCAAATCAATCAGAATACTGGGAAAGCTCTAGAATTAGTAGCCAGAACAACAAACTATTTTAAAGACGGTCAGCATCAGGATATGATTACCTTGGCTGTAGATAATGATATGGCTGGCCATAAATTTATAACTAGTCTGCAGGAAAAGGGAATTCCAGTACAAATTGAGATACCACCTATCCTTCATAGAGACCAGGAGAAGGAAGATTGGAATGACTTTCTGAAGGGAGGGAATAACACTCCTAAAGAGTTAGCACATGTTTATACAGTAGATGAAAAGTCCTGGCATTACCAGGGCTTTTTTGAGAAGGAACTAGCTCTTGCAAAAGCGCAAGAGCTAACTGCAGATGATGTAAAAGTCTTTGTGTCAGATAGACAATTGACAAGGGAAGAAGTCCGTCAAAAATATCAAACAATCATTAATCAAGAAAGAGGGAGAAAAAATAGTATGTCGGAATCGTACGAGAATGGAACTAAGTATGAAGCGCAGGAACAAATTCAGAGCACAGAAAAAACTCCTGAGAGTACTCAGGAGCAAATGAATGATAGGGCCAGTGGTGGAGAGGGCTATTCACAGCCTGATGCTGTGGGCAGTGCCGAACCTGAAGCTGAATCATCAGCAACCTTTGAGCAAACTGTTACCAGTCACCCGACATCACCCTATCGTTACTTACAGTTTAGCACAAATTTTGAAGAAGTGCAACGAAGATATTCAAAATATCATCCAATTACACAAGCTGATTTAAAAAAAATGAATCAGTATGCAGGCTCTATTCAGAGGTCTTCTCAATGGTATTTAGAAGAGTTGGCAAATAGTAAAGTCTATTATTTCTACTCAAATAATGGAGAAGTAAATTTGTTAGATGTTAGTTTTAAACAAGAAAACTTTTTACACTTAACAGGAATCAGGCCAGTTGTTCCAGGTAGAAATGCTGGAGATTTTGTAGTCGATTTTGCTGAGGGAAGGGGAGACTATAATCAAATACTGGTTAGTAATAGTCTAAAAGAAAAATTACAAGTTATTCCTATGTTAGAGGATATTCTTGATCCTAAATCGTTTGTTTTGGATAATTTAGATGAAGTAAGAATTGCACAACGACTTAACTTTTCAGAAGCTATTAAGAGTAAAGACGAGGATTTCTTACTTCTTTTCAAAGATATAGGAGATGAACGTGTCCCTGCATCTCTCATGAAAATTAAGAGAGATCTAAGAGTTGATGTAGAGAAAACTAAGGAAAAAGTTATTCTTGGTGTTTTCCGTGAACGTGATGGCCATATTGAACAGTTATCGATTAACGAGGATTATATTAAGGATGGGGGCAAAGAATTGCAATCGATTATGGCAAATGGCTTGTTTGAGGCAATTCAACCAAATGAGATTGACAAAAACAACTACAATGTCCGCCTTCAATGGGCAGAAAAGCATGATGGTGGGCCAATTTTACCTTTTAGCGAAACAGAGTTGGTGGATTATCAGTCTTTTGCAAAAGAACTATATAAGCAGAATAATATCTATTACGACAAATATCATGCGAGTGTAAGTGATCGAATGAACCAGGTAGAAGGTGCTTCCTATATCCCTTTTACAAAGGTTCAATTTGCCTTGTACAGCCCTGATGGTGAACTGATTCAGGATGGCATTCGTTACGATATTGGGGATGAGATTAACCCAATCGCTAACAAAGAAAGACTTGGTACACGAGAAATGCGAGAGCATTCAGAGTTGATGAAGATAGATGGGGCGATATTCACTCAGTATCATCTGGAGAGATTGGCGAGTGAACTAGATATTTCTCAGTTCAGCTACGCTTTAGAAGATATTCCGTATGCAGATCAACTGCTATCCCAACTCCCATTTGGAGATTTGGAAAATAGTCCAATTGGATTTACAGATAGTAGTCATGATGCTCGTCTTGGATTTATCTCTTTTGATGGAATGGATAGTGTTGAGGTCGAAAATTTATCTGCTTGGTTTGAGAAGTTAGGAGTCAAGGATTCTCCGTTGGAACAAGTAGCTCTTGTAGAAAAATGGCAAAAAGAAATCAAAAGTTTATCAGAAAAAGTTGAACAAACGATCGCCACAGTTCGAGAAGAATTTGAGAAATCGCAAGTCAAAAATTTACAAAATACACCAGATAATCCATACGAAAAAATTTATCAGTATAACCAAAAAGATGAGAGGGATCGTGATTTGGATGGTGATGGTATTTCCAACTCCGATGAGATGTTGCAAGGAACAGATCCATACAACAGTGCTTCTAACCTTCATAAAAGGCAGGAAGATAGAGAAAGAAGGACAGATGCTGAGGTGGCTGCAGGAGCTGTTATAACCGAAGCAATTGCTGCTAAAAGTTCAGAACAAACCATTTCCCAGTTAGTCGCAAATAAAGATACAAAAGCTTTAGCTGAACATTTGAAAGAAGGAATGAAGAACTATTTGGATTCAGAACAGTTTAAATCGTTCTTGGATACGATGAGTAAGTTTCACAACTACTCACTCAACAATATTCATTTGCTGAAGATGCAAAATCCTAATGTTTCCCAAGTTGCTAGTTTCAATAAATGGAAAACAGATTTTGACAGAACAGTTAAAAAGGGTTCAAAAGCTCTGAAGATTTGGGTTCCGTATCAAGTGAAAACCAGTATTCCTGTTCATCAAAAGGAGTTAGATTTTACTCCAGCTGAAAATGAAATGGGAGAGAAGGAAGTCACTGTTACTCGATTCAAGTTAGGGAATGTCTTTGATGTATCTCAAACAGAAGGAAAAGAATTGCCAAAAGCAATTAATGAATTGACTGGAGATGTTAAAGATTATGAAGATTTGTACCGAGCAGCCAAAGCTGTTTCAATGGATAATCAGGTTCCTATCAGTTTTGAAGAAATTAAAAGAGAGAGCACAAATGGTTATTACTCTCCAGATGAAAATCGAATTGTTATTTCAAAAGGATTAAAGGGTCAAGAACAGATTTTAAAAACCATTTTTCATGAAATGGCTCATGCAGATTTACATAGAGAAAGCAATGCCCAATATGGGGACGACCGATATCGTAAGCAAGAATTACAAGCTGAAAGTGTCGCCTATGTCGTGGCTAATCATTTTGGTTTTGATACGAGTAGCTACAGTTTTGGATATTTGGCTATTTGGGCAAAAGATAAAAATGGTTTTGAAGATATGGTAGAACAACTGCAGGTTGTTCAGAGGGAAGCAAAAAGTTTGATTGATCGGATGGATGCTAAGTTAGAATTAGTGAAAAATAAAACTGTGACGAAAGATAAGTTTGCTGATAAACTCAAACAGGCAAAAGAAAAATCTGAGCAGTTGGGGAATCAAAAGGCGGAGGCTGTAAAGCAGGTGGAAGAAAAAAAGTCCCTGAGCAGCCCTCAATAA